One window of the Chelonoidis abingdonii isolate Lonesome George chromosome 3, CheloAbing_2.0, whole genome shotgun sequence genome contains the following:
- the HTR1B gene encoding 5-hydroxytryptamine receptor 1B, which translates to MEQAAPCQAAPDNLKVLQTNDSYHDRNCSAEEGIYQEATPLSWKIVLTIILALITLATMLSNAFVIATVYQTRKLHTPANYLIASLAVTDLLVSILVMPISTMYTVTGKWTLGQIVCDVWLSSDITCCTASILHLCVIALDRYWAITDAVEYSTKRTPKRAAGMIALVWVFSISISMPPLFWRQAKAEEVSNCVVNTDHILYTVYSTVGAFYFPTLLLIALYGRIYVEARSRILKQTPTKTGKRLTRAHLITDSPGSSSSVTSINSKAPEASSETGSPVYMNQVKVKISDALLEKKKLTAARERKATKTLGIILGAFIVCWLPFFIITLVLPICRDACWFHMAIFDFFNWLGYLNSLINPIIYTMSNEDFKQAFHKLMRFRCTS; encoded by the coding sequence ATGGAGCAAGCGGCTCCCTGCCAGGCGGCACCCGACAACCTGAAGGTGCTTCAAACCAATGACTCGTACCACGACCGCAATTGCAGTGCAGAGGAAGGGATCTACCAAGAGGCCACTCCGCTCTCCTGGAAGATAGTCCTCACCATTATCTTGGCTCTGATCACTCTCGCCACCATGCTCTCTAATGCCTTTGTAATCGCAACCGTCTATCAGACAAGGAAATTGCACACTCCAGCCAACTATCTCATAGCCTCCCTGGCCGTCACGGACCTTCTCGTGTCTATCCTTGTCATGCCCATTAGCACCATGTATACTGTGACGGGGAAATGGACTTTGGGCCAGATCGTCTGCGATGTATGGCTATCTTCGGATATTACCTGTTGCACAGCCTCCATCCTCCATTTGTGTGTCATCGCCCTGGACAGATACTGGGCGATCACCGATGCCGTTGAATATTCTACAAAAAGGACTCCCAAGAGGGCGGCTGGCATGATCGCTTTGGTCTGGGTCTTCTCTATCTCCATCTCCATGCCGCCCTTGTTTTGGCGTCAAGCGAAAGCGGAAGAAGTTTCTAACTGTGTGGTGAACACAGACCACATACTGTACACAGTTTACTCCACCGTGGGAGCCTTCTACTTCCCCACCTTGCTGCTGATCGCCCTCTACGGAAGGATCTATGTGGAAGCCAGATCTCGGATTTTGAAACAGACGCCAACGAAAACAGGCAAAAGATTAACAAGGGCTCATTTAATTACCGACTCCCCCGGATCATCTTCATCTGTCACCTCTATAAACTCCAAGGCTCCAGAGGCTTCCAGTGAAACGGGATCTCCTGTCTATATGAATCAGGTCAAGGTGAAGATCTCGGATGCCCTTCTGGAGAAAAAAAAGCTCACGGCTGCTAGAGAGCGGAAAGCTACCAAGACTTTAGGGATTATTTTAGGAGCCTTCATCGTCTGTTGGTTGCCTTTCTTCATCATCACCTTGGTGTTGCCTATTTGCAGGGACGCTTGCTGGTTCCACATGGCCATCTTTGACTTTTTCAACTGGCTAGGATATCTCAACTCTTTAATCAATCCCATAATCTATACAATGTCCAATGAAGACTTCAAACAAGCTTTTCATAAATTGATGCGTTTTAGATGCACAAGCTGA